A genomic window from Salvelinus namaycush isolate Seneca chromosome 5, SaNama_1.0, whole genome shotgun sequence includes:
- the LOC120048065 gene encoding polycomb group RING finger protein 3-like: MAALGNPETLTRKIKLWDINAHITCRLCEGYLIDATTVTECLHTFCRSCLVKYLEENNTCPTCRIVIHQSHPLQYIGHDRTMQDIVYKLVPGLQEAEIKKQRDFYQKLGMEVPGDIKGELCSMKHLDPQRNGEVKTEDTDKKETAEEKPEEDNDYHRSDEQVSICLECNSSKLRDLKRKWIRCSAQATVLHLKKFIAKKLNLTSFNELDILCNEEILGKDHTLKFVVVTRWRFKKSPLLLHYRPKMDLL, encoded by the exons ATGGCGGCATTAGGG AACCCTGAGACACTAACCAGGAAGATCAAGTTGTGGGACATCAACGCCCACATCACTTGTCGCCTGTGTGAGGGGTACCTGATAGATGCCACTACTGTCACGGAGTGCTTACACACCT TCTGCAGAAGCTGTCTAGTGAAGTACCTTGAGGAGAACAACACCTGTCCCACGTGCAGGATTGTCATTCACCAGAGCCATCCACTGCAGTACATCGG CCATGACCGAACAATGCAAGACATTGTCTACAAGTTGGTGCCGGGGTTACAAGAGG CGGAGATAAAAAAACAAAGAGACTTCTATCAGAAGCTGGGAATGGAAGTGCCCGGGGACATCAAAGGAGAGCTGTGCAGCATGAAACATCTAGATCCTCAACGCAATG GCGAGGTGAAAACAGAGGACACAGACAAAAAGGAAACGGCGGAGGAGAAACCGGAGGAGGATAACGATTATCACCGCAGCGACGAGCAG GTCAGCATCTGTTTGGAGTGCAACAGCAGCAAGCTCCGCGACCTGAAGCGCAAGTGGATCCGCTGCTCGGCGCAAGCCACAGTCCTTCACCTCAAGAAATTCATCGCCAAAAAGCTTAACCTGACATCGTTTAATGAG CTGGACATTTTATGCAATGAGGAAATCTTGGGGAAGGACCACACTTTGAAATTTGTTGTCGTGACGAGATGGAGATTTAAG AAATCCCCCCTCCTGCTGCATTACAGGCCCAAAATGGATTTGCTGTAG